A part of Rhinatrema bivittatum chromosome 16, aRhiBiv1.1, whole genome shotgun sequence genomic DNA contains:
- the LOC115077778 gene encoding olfactory receptor 6Y1-like, whose protein sequence is MTQLYCFISFIGIEFHLLTAMAYDRYVAICNPLRYPLIMNKSVCILLMAASWITGFLEQIPVEVFISQFSYCGIKKINHFFCDPNAIIKLSCSDTHILETLILTEGVFITFFPIILTLSSYVFIIKAILKIRSSEGRHKAFSTCSSHLTVVILFYVTLISTYIRPSSMYSPDLDKLFSLLYTALIPMLNPIIYSFRNQEVKIALRKIRDRKR, encoded by the coding sequence ATGACACAGCTTTACTGTTTCATAAGTTTCATAGGTATAGAATTCCACCTTCTCACAGCCATGGCCTATGATCGCTATGTGGCAATCTGCAACCCTTTGCGATACCCACTCATAATGAATAAAAGCGTCTGTATCTTATTGATGGCTGCTTCATGGATAACTGGCTTTCTGGAACAAATTCCTGTTGAAGTTTTCATATCCCAGTTCTCCTATTGTGGCATTAAAAagattaaccatttcttctgtgaccccAATGCAATAATAAAACTCTCCTGTAGTGATACTCACATCCTTGAAACCTTAATTCTAACTGAAGGTGTATTTATTACCTTCTTTCCTATTATACTAACTCTGTCATCTTATGTATTTATCATCAAGGCCATCCTGAAAATCCGATCTTCAGAAGGGAGAcacaaggccttctccacctgctcctcccacctcacagttGTTATTCTATTCTATGTGACTCTTATATCTACTTATATAAGGCCAAGCTCAATGTATTCACCAGATTTAGACAAACTGTTTTCCTTGCTATATACCGCTTTGATTCCAATGTTGAACCCCATTATCTATAGCTTCAGAAATCAGGAAgtaaaaattgccctcagaaaAATCAGAGATAGAAAGCGGTAA